Proteins found in one Macaca nemestrina isolate mMacNem1 chromosome 4, mMacNem.hap1, whole genome shotgun sequence genomic segment:
- the LOC112425407 gene encoding signal recognition particle 14 kDa protein-like, producing the protein MVVLESEQFLTELTRLFQKCRTSGSVYITLKKYDGRTKPIPKKGTVEGFEPADNKCLLRATDGKKKISTVVSSKEASKFQMAHSNLLRANMDGLKKRNKKNKTKKTKAAATAAATTATAAPAAAATTATAATAAPAAAATTATAAPAAAATPATPAATAATTATAAQ; encoded by the exons ATGGTGGTGTTGGAGAGCGAGCAGTTCCTGACGGAGCTGACCAGACTTTTCCAGAAGTGCCGGACGTCGGGCAGCGTCTATATCACCTTGAAGAAGTATGACGGTCGAACCAAACCCATTCCAAAGAAAGGTACTGTGGAGGGCTTTGAGCCCGCAGACAACAAGTGTCTGTTAAGAGCTACCGATGGGAAAAAGAAGATCAGCACTGTGGTGAGCTCCAAAGAAGCGAGTAAGTTTCAGATGGCTCATTCAAACCTACTGAGAGCTAACATGGATGGActgaagaagagaaacaaaaagaacaaaactaagaAGACcaaagcagcagcaacagcagcagcaacaacagcaacagcagcacctgccgcagcagcaacaacagcaacagcagcaacagcagcacctgccgcagcagcaacaacagcaacagcagcaccTGCCGCAGCAGCAACACCAGCAAcaccagcagcaacagcagcaacaacagcaacagcagcac aGTAA